The Streptomyces phaeolivaceus genome has a window encoding:
- a CDS encoding glycoside hydrolase family 3 protein, translated as MKILALAAVLAGLVPPASATAHEHRQPEIGSRSAPVITVDGLRFRDLDRNGTLTPYEDWRRSPERRAKDLLGRMALPQKAGLMVHGTLPVSGQGYNLTTLTPLVADNSVTTFITRLSAPPDRVAAASNSVQELAERQPLGIPAVISTDPRNGFAVADGQTVARNGTTALPDFPGMTAADDPALTRRLGDIIRQEYRAVGITESLSPQADIATEPRWGRINGTFGSDPHQAKRQVRAYVEGMQAGSTGLRGRSVATVTKHWAGYGAQENGYDSHYYYGRYATFPGGNFNAHLTPFTGAFDAGTSGVMPTYSILKDLVHQGKKVPQVGAGFNSYLLKDLLRGRYDFDGVVLSDWAITGDCPQVCRDNRPPASFVGPWGVGMPWGVEERTIVERFALAVNAGVDQIGGSNQPAHIVEAVRRGLLSEQRVDQAAYRILLQKFQLGLFENPYVDPVAAEALVGGEAFQRVGDDAQGRSLTLLRNERRLLPVRAGKVRTVYLHGVSAQSAEARGLTVTSDPAEADLAIVRLTDPASGADLTGLDFTGTEGDFTALKAAHAAGVPTVAVPKLDRPLVLTDVMKHSDAILANYGVSDAVLLQTLFGERSPAGRLPFELPSSMAAVEAQLEDVPDDTVRPLFRRGYGLSYRCSSERTHGCRP; from the coding sequence GTGAAGATCCTGGCATTGGCCGCCGTCCTGGCCGGCTTAGTTCCCCCGGCTTCCGCCACCGCACATGAGCACCGGCAACCCGAAATCGGCTCCAGGAGCGCACCCGTCATCACGGTGGACGGCCTGCGCTTCCGCGACCTCGACCGCAACGGCACGCTCACGCCGTACGAGGACTGGCGCCGCTCACCCGAGCGTCGCGCCAAGGACCTGCTGGGCAGAATGGCGCTGCCGCAGAAGGCCGGTCTCATGGTCCACGGGACCCTGCCGGTCTCGGGGCAGGGCTACAACCTCACCACGCTGACACCGCTCGTCGCCGACAACTCGGTGACCACGTTCATCACCCGTCTGTCGGCCCCGCCGGACAGGGTGGCCGCCGCGAGCAACTCCGTCCAGGAACTCGCCGAACGGCAGCCGTTGGGCATCCCCGCGGTGATCTCCACCGACCCTCGCAACGGGTTCGCCGTGGCCGACGGACAGACCGTCGCCCGTAACGGCACCACCGCCCTTCCCGACTTTCCCGGTATGACGGCGGCCGACGACCCCGCGCTGACCCGGCGCCTTGGCGACATCATCCGCCAGGAGTACCGAGCCGTAGGGATCACCGAGAGCCTGTCGCCCCAGGCCGACATCGCCACCGAGCCCCGCTGGGGCCGGATCAACGGCACCTTCGGCTCCGACCCCCACCAGGCGAAGAGGCAGGTCCGGGCCTATGTGGAGGGCATGCAGGCCGGGTCCACCGGGTTGCGCGGCAGGAGCGTGGCCACGGTCACCAAGCACTGGGCGGGTTACGGCGCGCAGGAGAACGGCTACGACAGCCACTACTACTACGGCCGCTACGCCACCTTCCCCGGTGGGAACTTCAACGCTCATCTGACGCCGTTCACCGGAGCGTTCGACGCCGGGACCTCCGGGGTCATGCCGACCTACTCGATCCTCAAGGACCTGGTCCACCAGGGAAAGAAGGTCCCGCAGGTCGGCGCGGGCTTCAACAGCTACCTTCTGAAGGATCTGTTGCGCGGGCGCTACGACTTCGACGGAGTGGTCCTCTCGGACTGGGCCATCACCGGGGACTGCCCCCAGGTGTGCCGGGACAACCGTCCTCCGGCATCGTTCGTCGGCCCGTGGGGAGTGGGGATGCCCTGGGGGGTGGAGGAACGGACGATCGTGGAGCGATTCGCTCTGGCCGTCAACGCGGGCGTGGACCAGATCGGCGGCTCCAACCAACCCGCCCATATCGTCGAGGCGGTCCGGCGGGGTCTGCTGAGCGAGCAACGCGTGGACCAGGCCGCCTACCGGATCCTGCTGCAGAAGTTCCAGCTCGGTCTGTTCGAGAACCCCTATGTGGACCCTGTGGCAGCCGAGGCGCTGGTGGGCGGCGAGGCGTTCCAGCGGGTCGGTGACGACGCACAGGGCAGGTCATTGACCCTCCTGCGCAATGAGCGGCGCCTGCTGCCCGTCCGCGCGGGCAAGGTGCGCACCGTCTATCTGCACGGCGTCTCCGCCCAGAGCGCCGAAGCCCGTGGCCTGACGGTGACGAGCGACCCGGCCGAGGCCGACCTGGCGATCGTCCGGCTGACCGACCCGGCCAGCGGGGCCGATCTGACCGGCCTCGACTTCACCGGCACGGAGGGCGATTTCACGGCGCTGAAGGCGGCACACGCGGCGGGCGTGCCGACCGTGGCCGTGCCCAAGTTGGACCGGCCGCTCGTCCTCACCGATGTCATGAAACACTCCGACGCGATCCTGGCCAACTACGGAGTGTCGGACGCCGTCCTGCTGCAGACGCTGTTCGGCGAGCGCTCGCCCGCCGGCCGTCTCCCCTTCGAACTGCCCTCCTCCATGGCGGCCGTGGAGGCGCAGCTCGAAGACGTACCGGACGACACCGTCCGCCCTCTGTTCCGTCGGGGCTACGGACTGTCGTACAGGTGCTCGTCTGAGAGGACACACGGTTGCCGACCATGA
- a CDS encoding TrmB family transcriptional regulator: MDRDIVGQLVSLGFSQYEARAYIGLIGQEPMTGYALGNLTQVPQPKVYETLRRLADKRAVIQIGSDPARFVAVPPDHLLSQLDGDFRRRLAEAKAGLAEIGRNHGEEELRVLRTLRTWSAIERRAVALIDAAERHVSLSTHSDQIAGIESAARRADVRGVRLHVLCLGGLGLELSRGQVRSHDGVFEPDRQARKFAVAADDRHALWARAADGVRWECMAASDPLLAAVVSDHVRHELRLQAVAADFGPELEARYGPGLGGLLAPGTA; the protein is encoded by the coding sequence ATGGATCGGGACATCGTCGGCCAGTTGGTGAGCCTCGGGTTCTCCCAGTACGAGGCTCGGGCCTACATCGGGCTGATCGGCCAGGAACCGATGACCGGGTATGCGCTGGGCAATCTCACCCAGGTGCCGCAGCCGAAGGTCTACGAGACACTGCGCCGACTGGCGGACAAGCGTGCTGTCATCCAGATCGGCTCCGATCCCGCCAGGTTCGTCGCCGTACCGCCCGATCACCTGCTGTCCCAGTTGGACGGCGACTTCCGCCGTCGGCTTGCCGAGGCGAAGGCGGGGCTCGCCGAGATCGGGCGAAACCACGGCGAGGAAGAGTTGCGCGTACTGCGCACGCTGCGTACCTGGTCGGCGATCGAACGGCGTGCGGTCGCCCTGATCGACGCCGCCGAACGACACGTCAGCCTCTCCACGCACAGCGATCAGATCGCCGGGATCGAATCCGCGGCGCGACGAGCCGATGTGCGAGGCGTCCGGCTGCATGTGCTCTGTCTGGGAGGCCTCGGTCTGGAACTGTCCCGCGGGCAAGTGCGCAGCCATGACGGCGTGTTCGAACCCGACCGTCAGGCACGCAAGTTCGCGGTCGCCGCCGATGACCGGCACGCGTTGTGGGCGCGAGCCGCCGATGGTGTCCGCTGGGAGTGCATGGCCGCCTCCGACCCTCTGCTGGCGGCGGTGGTCTCCGACCATGTCCGGCACGAACTGCGCCTTCAGGCCGTCGCGGCGGACTTCGGGCCGGAACTGGAAGCCCGGTACGGGCCGGGTCTGGGCGGCCTCCTCGCGCCGGGCACCGCGTAG
- a CDS encoding Ig-like domain repeat protein, whose translation MSSPTAAAQTPKPRPGPEIVHTGSGPTGYSVTFRFDAPAAAKVQIFGQWLFSDAVHSTLTSSAGWTPAQWKPGAFPSYRPNQPPLWSLSDMVRGTDGTWSTTLPLPSGTFNYGFFVNCDSPVLTGCTRLQDPANPTWSGPLTYSQVYVPSDPRFGTEDLSWQAPRRKDTGKLRVITYPSPASTSPPGQHDAVVYTPPGYDPDRRTPYPTLYLSHGMGDDELAWSTQGAANRILDNLYADDKVQPMVVVMTDFNGLGGCGGSAVECYRSDVLDSVIPFVEDNFHVSDRPEDRAFAGLSAGGQRANDLLFNATEEFGYFGSWSLGGAGAPPVADSRWQNPALRTRLGLHVGGGRFDASHMSQGQAMAYQSNLEANDIPFVETTLDGVHSWDVWRRLLRTFVTEVAFKTTHTTLSLKEPTDEGKKRRTAVADVGAATGQPTPPTGHVRFYLDGVGAGHEIGTPQRVHKDGTADLSHLPRLPAGSHTVTAVYSGDDLYRASTSVAVSID comes from the coding sequence ATGAGTTCACCCACCGCCGCGGCCCAGACGCCGAAGCCGCGCCCCGGACCGGAGATCGTTCACACCGGGTCCGGCCCGACCGGTTATTCCGTCACCTTCCGGTTCGACGCCCCGGCAGCCGCGAAGGTGCAGATCTTCGGCCAGTGGCTGTTCAGCGACGCCGTGCACTCCACCCTGACCAGCAGCGCCGGATGGACTCCGGCGCAATGGAAACCAGGAGCGTTTCCGTCCTACCGCCCCAACCAGCCTCCTCTGTGGTCGCTCAGCGACATGGTGCGCGGCACGGACGGCACGTGGTCCACGACGCTGCCGCTGCCATCGGGCACCTTCAACTACGGCTTCTTCGTGAACTGCGACTCCCCGGTCCTCACCGGCTGCACCCGCCTCCAGGACCCGGCCAATCCGACCTGGTCCGGCCCTCTCACCTACAGCCAGGTCTACGTTCCCTCCGACCCACGTTTCGGTACGGAGGATCTCTCCTGGCAGGCTCCCCGCCGTAAGGACACCGGCAAGCTGAGGGTGATCACGTATCCCTCACCGGCGTCCACCTCTCCGCCGGGACAGCATGACGCGGTGGTCTACACGCCTCCCGGTTACGACCCCGACCGCCGCACGCCCTACCCCACGCTCTACCTCAGCCACGGGATGGGGGACGACGAACTCGCCTGGAGCACCCAAGGGGCCGCCAACCGGATCCTGGACAATCTCTATGCCGACGACAAGGTTCAACCCATGGTCGTCGTGATGACCGACTTCAACGGCCTTGGCGGATGCGGCGGTTCGGCCGTCGAGTGCTACCGCTCCGATGTGCTCGACAGCGTCATCCCGTTCGTCGAGGACAACTTCCATGTCTCGGACCGGCCCGAGGACCGCGCCTTCGCAGGGCTGTCCGCCGGCGGACAACGAGCCAACGACCTTCTCTTCAACGCGACCGAGGAGTTCGGCTACTTCGGCAGCTGGAGTCTGGGGGGAGCGGGTGCCCCGCCGGTCGCCGACTCCCGATGGCAGAACCCCGCTCTGCGGACCCGGCTCGGGCTGCATGTGGGCGGTGGCCGCTTCGACGCGTCCCACATGAGCCAGGGGCAGGCCATGGCCTACCAGTCGAATCTGGAGGCCAACGACATTCCGTTCGTCGAGACGACTCTCGACGGGGTCCATTCCTGGGACGTCTGGCGCAGGCTGCTCCGCACCTTCGTCACCGAGGTCGCCTTCAAGACCACCCACACCACTCTGAGCCTCAAGGAACCCACCGACGAGGGCAAGAAGCGACGCACGGCCGTGGCCGACGTCGGCGCGGCGACCGGCCAGCCCACCCCACCGACCGGGCACGTCCGTTTCTACCTGGACGGCGTGGGCGCCGGGCACGAGATCGGCACCCCACAACGGGTGCACAAGGACGGGACGGCGGACCTCTCGCATCTGCCTCGTCTGCCTGCCGGATCGCACACCGTCACCGCCGTGTACAGCGGGGACGATCTGTACAGGGCAAGCACGTCGGTAGCCGTATCCATCGACTGA
- a CDS encoding IS701 family transposase: MTVEQVESWSEGVAGLHARFAHRFGRSEPRERALDYLNGLVAPLEKKNGWTLSEQVGQLRPDGVQRLLNHSDWDENAVRDDVRDFVVETIGAKNAVLICDDTGFLKKGTKSAGVQRQYTGTAGRTENCQIGTFLAYASARGRALIDRELYIPVSWTDDRERCRAAGIDDEIPFATKNEHCKWMLQRAVDAGIPFAWVTADEAYGQVKHLRVWLEERRIAHVLATKVNDTVTTADGGDARVDQLVAALPRQAWKRVSGGQGAHGEIRPYWENGFGHWVLARRSISDPTEIAYYVCYGSVASRLKDLVKVAAARWAVEECFQTAKGECGLDHYQVRLYRAWYRHITLAMAALAYLTAVRAAEAAKGAERTTSKTSYPSASRRSAD; this comes from the coding sequence CTGACGGTTGAGCAGGTCGAGTCGTGGTCCGAGGGGGTGGCCGGGCTCCATGCCCGGTTCGCCCACCGTTTCGGCAGGTCGGAGCCCCGCGAGCGGGCGCTGGACTACCTGAACGGACTCGTCGCGCCGCTGGAGAAGAAGAACGGGTGGACGCTGTCCGAGCAGGTCGGGCAGCTCCGCCCGGACGGCGTCCAGCGCCTGCTCAACCACTCCGACTGGGACGAGAACGCGGTCCGCGACGATGTGCGCGACTTCGTCGTGGAGACCATCGGAGCCAAGAACGCGGTCCTGATCTGCGACGACACCGGTTTCCTGAAGAAGGGCACCAAGTCCGCCGGAGTCCAGCGGCAGTACACAGGTACCGCCGGCCGCACGGAGAACTGCCAGATCGGGACCTTCCTGGCCTACGCCTCCGCCAGGGGGCGGGCATTGATCGACCGTGAGCTCTACATCCCCGTTTCCTGGACGGATGACCGTGAGCGCTGCCGCGCAGCCGGGATCGACGACGAGATCCCCTTCGCGACCAAGAATGAGCACTGCAAGTGGATGCTGCAACGTGCCGTCGACGCAGGCATCCCGTTCGCGTGGGTCACCGCTGACGAGGCATACGGGCAGGTCAAGCACCTGCGGGTATGGCTGGAGGAACGCAGGATCGCGCACGTACTGGCCACCAAGGTCAACGACACCGTGACCACGGCGGACGGCGGCGACGCCAGGGTGGACCAGTTGGTCGCCGCCCTGCCCAGGCAAGCGTGGAAGCGGGTTTCCGGGGGCCAGGGCGCGCACGGCGAAATCCGCCCGTACTGGGAGAACGGCTTCGGGCACTGGGTTCTGGCCCGCCGCAGCATCAGCGACCCCACCGAGATCGCCTACTACGTCTGCTACGGATCGGTGGCCTCCCGGCTGAAAGACCTGGTCAAGGTAGCCGCCGCGAGGTGGGCGGTGGAGGAGTGCTTCCAGACCGCCAAGGGCGAGTGCGGCCTGGACCACTACCAGGTGAGGCTCTACCGGGCCTGGTACCGCCACATCACCCTGGCCATGGCCGCCCTCGCCTACCTGACCGCCGTCCGCGCCGCAGAAGCCGCAAAAGGGGCGGAGCGGACGACGAGCAAGACCTCATACCCCTCAGCGTCCCGGAGATCCGCCGACTGA
- a CDS encoding helix-turn-helix domain-containing protein, with the protein MVTGWPNRRFHRPLFRHDGPAWQFHAPDAIHSIFDQSKTETHHRTFRSRARSKPLVRPQNDPVEVPLRATPQLPHRSVEPVLIETSEVARMLSMSTSWVYREASKLGLKGYKLGRGRNSKVLYKKHEVLKWLEQQEIL; encoded by the coding sequence ATGGTCACCGGTTGGCCAAACCGGCGATTTCACAGACCATTGTTTCGCCACGACGGCCCTGCGTGGCAATTTCACGCACCGGACGCCATCCATTCGATATTCGACCAAAGCAAAACGGAAACGCACCACCGTACTTTTCGGTCGAGAGCAAGGAGCAAGCCACTCGTGAGGCCCCAGAATGACCCAGTCGAAGTGCCGCTCCGAGCCACTCCACAACTCCCTCACCGCTCAGTGGAACCTGTGCTCATCGAGACATCCGAGGTGGCGCGTATGCTCAGCATGTCCACGAGTTGGGTCTACAGAGAGGCTTCGAAGCTTGGACTGAAGGGATACAAGCTGGGCCGTGGAAGAAACTCCAAGGTTCTGTACAAGAAGCACGAGGTCCTCAAGTGGCTAGAACAGCAAGAGATTCTCTAG
- the panD gene encoding aspartate 1-decarboxylase, which translates to MLRTMFKSKIHRATVTQADLHYVGSVTIDADLLDAADLLPGELVHIVDITNGARLETYVIEGERGSGVVGINGAAAHLVHPGDLVIIISYAQVPDAEARALKPRVVHVDSGNRIVALGSDASEPVPGSDQRRSPRAVTV; encoded by the coding sequence ATGTTGCGTACCATGTTCAAATCCAAGATCCACCGAGCCACGGTCACCCAGGCCGACCTGCACTACGTCGGGTCCGTGACCATCGACGCCGACCTGCTCGACGCCGCCGATCTGCTGCCGGGCGAGCTGGTGCACATCGTCGACATCACCAACGGCGCCCGCCTGGAGACCTACGTCATCGAGGGCGAGCGCGGTTCCGGGGTTGTCGGGATCAACGGTGCCGCGGCCCATCTCGTCCATCCCGGAGACCTGGTGATCATCATCAGTTACGCTCAGGTCCCCGACGCCGAGGCCCGCGCCCTGAAGCCCCGGGTCGTGCACGTGGACAGCGGGAACCGGATCGTGGCCCTGGGTTCGGACGCCTCCGAGCCGGTGCCGGGCTCGGACCAGCGGCGCAGCCCGCGGGCCGTCACCGTCTGA
- a CDS encoding GNAT family N-acetyltransferase has translation MSDVQIRDDRAAGRLEAFAGDELAGHIQYFVLESPRRALVPVHTIVEPAHEGQGVAGSLARELYGIAAREGVVVAPLCPYVVRWAERHPEEAPAVDPELLRAAKDWLIAHPEGF, from the coding sequence ATGAGCGACGTACAGATCCGCGACGACCGGGCGGCCGGCCGCCTGGAGGCCTTCGCCGGCGACGAACTGGCCGGTCACATCCAGTACTTCGTCCTCGAATCCCCGCGCCGCGCGCTCGTCCCGGTCCATACGATCGTCGAGCCCGCGCACGAGGGACAGGGCGTCGCGGGTTCACTGGCCCGCGAGTTGTACGGCATCGCCGCCCGCGAGGGCGTCGTCGTCGCACCCCTGTGCCCGTACGTCGTCAGGTGGGCCGAACGGCACCCCGAGGAGGCCCCGGCCGTCGACCCGGAGCTGCTGCGGGCCGCGAAGGACTGGCTGATCGCCCACCCCGAGGGTTTCTGA
- the gndA gene encoding NADP-dependent phosphogluconate dehydrogenase — MSTSAQIGVTGLAVMGSNLARNFARNGYTVAVHNRSAAKTHALIEEHGHEGDFIAAETAKDFVQALERPRRLVVMVKAGGPTDAVIEEFAPLLEPGDMIIDGGNAHFADTRRREAALREQGIHFVGAGISGGEEGALNGPSIMPGGPVESYDSLGPMLEKISAKAADGAPCVTHVGPDGAGHFVKMVHNGIEYADMQLIGEAYQLLRDVAGYTPAQIAEIFRTWNTGRLDSYLIEITAEVLAHVDAATGKPFVDVVVDQAEQKGTGRWTVQIALDLGVPVSGIAEAVFARSLSGHAALRDASRSLAGPKATPLSAAEAGAFADRVEQALYASKIVSYTQGFHEIDAARDEYDWNIDLGKVASIWRGGCIIRAAFLDRIRAAYDARPDLPSLLSDDAFAQEIAAAQDDWREVLVAATRQGVPTPGFAAALAYYDALRAERLPAALTQGQRDFFGAHTYRRVDREGSFHTLWGQGRGEIEA, encoded by the coding sequence ATGAGCACTTCAGCCCAGATCGGCGTCACCGGCCTCGCGGTCATGGGGAGCAACCTCGCCCGCAACTTCGCCCGCAACGGCTACACGGTCGCCGTCCACAACCGCTCCGCGGCGAAGACCCACGCGCTGATCGAGGAGCACGGGCACGAGGGCGACTTCATCGCGGCCGAGACCGCAAAGGACTTCGTGCAGGCGCTGGAGCGGCCCCGGCGCCTGGTCGTCATGGTGAAGGCGGGCGGGCCGACGGACGCGGTGATCGAGGAGTTCGCGCCGCTCCTGGAGCCCGGCGACATGATCATCGACGGTGGCAACGCGCACTTCGCCGACACCCGCCGCCGTGAGGCCGCGCTGCGCGAGCAGGGCATCCACTTCGTCGGCGCCGGCATCTCCGGCGGTGAGGAGGGCGCGCTCAACGGGCCGAGCATCATGCCGGGCGGCCCGGTCGAGTCGTACGACTCCCTCGGCCCGATGCTGGAGAAGATCTCCGCGAAGGCCGCCGACGGGGCGCCCTGTGTCACGCACGTCGGTCCCGACGGCGCCGGGCACTTCGTGAAGATGGTCCACAACGGCATCGAGTACGCCGACATGCAGCTGATCGGCGAGGCGTACCAGCTGCTGCGCGATGTCGCCGGCTACACGCCCGCGCAGATCGCCGAGATCTTCCGCACCTGGAACACCGGCCGTCTCGACTCCTACCTGATCGAGATCACCGCCGAGGTGCTGGCGCACGTGGACGCGGCCACCGGCAAGCCCTTCGTGGACGTCGTCGTCGACCAGGCCGAGCAGAAGGGCACCGGCCGCTGGACCGTGCAGATCGCGCTGGACCTGGGAGTTCCGGTCTCCGGTATCGCCGAGGCCGTCTTCGCGCGCTCCCTGTCGGGCCACGCCGCGCTGCGCGACGCGTCCCGCTCGCTGGCCGGCCCCAAGGCCACGCCGCTCAGCGCGGCCGAGGCCGGCGCCTTCGCCGACCGGGTCGAGCAGGCGCTGTACGCCTCCAAGATCGTGTCGTACACCCAGGGCTTCCACGAGATCGACGCCGCCCGCGACGAGTACGACTGGAACATCGACCTCGGCAAGGTCGCCTCGATCTGGCGGGGCGGCTGCATCATCCGCGCGGCCTTCCTCGACCGGATCCGGGCCGCGTACGACGCCCGGCCCGACCTGCCGAGCCTGCTCTCCGACGACGCGTTCGCCCAGGAGATCGCGGCGGCGCAGGACGACTGGCGCGAGGTGCTGGTCGCCGCGACGCGTCAGGGTGTGCCGACGCCCGGGTTCGCGGCGGCGCTGGCGTACTACGACGCGTTGCGTGCGGAGCGGTTGCCCGCGGCGCTCACACAGGGGCAGCGGGACTTCTTCGGGGCGCACACGTACCGGAGGGTGGACCGGGAGGGGTCGTTCCACACGCTGTGGGGGCAGGGGCGGGGTGAGATCGAGGCCTGA
- a CDS encoding transglycosylase family protein has protein sequence MAVRGRHRRYQPNRINRASLTVTAGGAGMALPLIGTGVAEAADVETWDKVAACESTNDWNINSGNGYYGGLQFSQSTWEAYGGTAYAARADLATKEQQIAIAEKVLDGQGPGAWPVCSQRAGLTRGGGPARQIEDVKPQTTPQSQAGKVEMYTVVRGDTLSEIADAEDVRGGWRKLYDTNRKAIGSDPDVIVPGQRLSLDTAGQKKQEKQKKQEKKKVQKEQKQQTSEKRQESASLVAPVSASLGTPYRASGSSWSKGYHTGADFPVATGTSVKSVAAGQVVTSGWGGSFGYQVVIRHGDGRYTQYAHLSAISVKAGQSVSTGQRIGRSGSTGNSSGPHLHFEVRTGPGFGSDIDPIAYLRAGGVRI, from the coding sequence ATGGCCGTACGCGGTCGGCACCGTCGGTACCAGCCGAACAGGATCAATCGCGCCTCACTCACCGTCACGGCGGGCGGCGCCGGGATGGCGCTCCCGCTCATCGGCACCGGGGTCGCGGAAGCGGCCGATGTCGAGACCTGGGACAAGGTCGCGGCCTGCGAGTCCACCAACGACTGGAACATCAACTCCGGGAACGGCTACTACGGCGGTCTCCAGTTCAGCCAGTCCACCTGGGAGGCCTACGGCGGCACCGCCTACGCCGCCCGCGCGGACCTGGCCACCAAGGAACAGCAGATCGCGATAGCCGAGAAGGTCCTCGACGGACAGGGCCCCGGCGCCTGGCCGGTGTGCTCGCAGCGCGCGGGGCTCACCCGCGGCGGCGGGCCCGCCCGCCAGATCGAGGACGTGAAACCGCAGACCACGCCGCAGTCGCAGGCCGGCAAGGTCGAGATGTACACGGTGGTCCGGGGCGACACCCTGTCCGAGATCGCCGACGCGGAGGACGTCCGGGGCGGTTGGCGCAAGCTCTACGACACCAACCGCAAGGCCATAGGCTCCGACCCGGACGTGATAGTCCCGGGACAGCGGCTGAGCCTCGACACGGCGGGCCAGAAGAAGCAAGAGAAGCAGAAGAAGCAAGAGAAGAAGAAAGTTCAGAAGGAGCAGAAGCAGCAGACGTCCGAGAAGCGGCAGGAGTCGGCGTCCCTCGTCGCCCCGGTCAGCGCCTCCCTCGGTACGCCCTACCGCGCCTCGGGCTCCTCCTGGTCGAAGGGCTACCACACGGGAGCCGACTTCCCGGTGGCGACCGGTACCTCCGTGAAGTCCGTGGCCGCAGGCCAGGTCGTCACCTCGGGCTGGGGCGGCTCCTTCGGCTACCAGGTGGTGATCCGGCACGGCGACGGCCGCTACACGCAGTACGCCCATCTGTCGGCGATCTCCGTGAAGGCCGGCCAGAGCGTGAGCACGGGCCAGCGCATCGGCCGCTCCGGCTCCACCGGAAACAGCTCGGGCCCGCATCTGCACTTCGAGGTGCGGACGGGGCCCGGCTTCGGCAGCGACATCGATCCGATCGCCTATCTGCGGGCGGGCGGGGTCCGGATCTGA
- a CDS encoding DMT family transporter produces the protein MSALALSVLLSFVSAVAYAGGAIVQERVAVSSPGQSYAPLRRPGWWAAVGLNGLGGLLHVVALAYGPLSLVQPLGALTIVFALPMAALFVGRRAGATAWRGAIMATVGLAGLLSLVGTADAQSLDNAQRVLVGVVSGGAVVALMVAGRAAYRHPAVRSILLAVASGVAFGMSSVFTKTVAVDWTDGVTLSDLPTLAVIGVFATAGLLLSQAAYRSGGLAAPLATLTVVNPVVAAAVGITMLGETFRYGTTGTLLALGCGVVAAGGLILLTTERLGDEAQAERAELERAEAVGADATDATVPVAGRDRESLALEELLAGLPRQTAGVTGGGDAIGLDRRVVVPAPFLGRSAASGDDGAPELLLQPFHGELYVPRTLLDRHRDRVKS, from the coding sequence ATGAGTGCCCTCGCGTTGTCCGTGCTGTTGTCGTTCGTCTCCGCGGTGGCGTACGCCGGCGGGGCGATCGTCCAGGAGCGTGTCGCGGTGTCCTCCCCCGGCCAGTCCTACGCGCCGCTGCGCCGGCCGGGCTGGTGGGCCGCCGTCGGGCTGAACGGCCTCGGCGGACTGCTGCACGTGGTGGCCCTCGCGTACGGCCCGCTGAGCCTGGTGCAACCGCTGGGCGCGCTGACCATCGTCTTCGCCCTGCCCATGGCGGCACTCTTCGTCGGCCGCCGGGCGGGCGCGACGGCCTGGCGGGGCGCGATCATGGCGACGGTCGGTCTGGCGGGCCTGCTCTCCCTGGTCGGCACCGCCGACGCTCAGTCGCTGGACAACGCCCAGCGGGTGCTGGTGGGCGTGGTCAGCGGGGGCGCGGTGGTCGCGCTGATGGTGGCGGGGCGCGCCGCGTACCGGCACCCGGCGGTGCGCAGCATCCTGCTGGCGGTCGCCTCCGGTGTCGCGTTCGGCATGTCCTCGGTCTTCACCAAGACGGTCGCCGTCGACTGGACGGACGGCGTCACCCTCTCGGACCTGCCGACCCTCGCGGTCATAGGCGTCTTCGCCACGGCCGGTCTGCTGCTCTCCCAGGCCGCCTACCGCAGCGGCGGCCTGGCGGCCCCGCTCGCCACGCTCACCGTGGTGAACCCGGTGGTGGCCGCCGCGGTCGGCATCACGATGCTCGGCGAGACCTTCCGCTACGGCACGACCGGCACCCTCCTGGCTCTTGGCTGCGGTGTGGTCGCGGCGGGCGGTCTGATCCTGCTGACCACCGAGCGCCTCGGCGACGAGGCCCAGGCGGAGCGGGCCGAGCTGGAGCGGGCCGAGGCGGTCGGCGCGGACGCCACGGACGCCACGGTTCCGGTCGCCGGGCGGGACCGGGAGTCCCTGGCCCTGGAGGAGCTGCTCGCGGGGCTTCCGCGGCAGACCGCGGGGGTCACGGGCGGCGGTGACGCGATCGGCCTGGACCGGCGGGTGGTCGTCCCGGCTCCGTTCCTCGGGAGGAGCGCGGCGAGCGGGGACGACGGTGCGCCCGAACTGCTGCTGCAGCCCTTCCACGGCGAGTTGTATGTGCCCAGGACACTCCTCGACCGGCATCGCGACCGTGTGAAATCCTGA